The stretch of DNA CCATCGCGAGATGATCCCCATCAACGGGCCGGGCGAGGAAGGCACGGGCGGCCAGCTCGCCCGCCATGCCGATGACAAGAACCGTATTCCCCGCGCCGAACTCATCACCGTCATCACCACCCAGCTCGGGCGGCTGATGGATGAGGTCAACCGCGTCCTGAAAGCCATGGGCTTTGCCGGGGCGGGGGCCGGGCAGGTGGTCTTCACCGGCGGGGGGGCCGAACTGGCGGGTCTGGCCGATTTCGCGCAAGGCGCTTTGGGCCGTCCGGTGCGCATCGGGCGCCCCATGGCCATCAAGGGGCTGGCCGAAGCCCATGCCACGCCGGGCTTTTCAACGCTGGCCGGTCTGGTGCTTTATGCCGCCGCCGACCCCGTTGATATACGCAGATTGAGCCGCGCCCAGCGCCGCACGACGCGCTTTTCGGGCTCTGGCCTGATGAACCGTGTGCTGCATGCGCTGAAGGAATATTTTTGAGGTGGCGTTAAAAGCGCGCCATCGCCAACAACGACTGTGGACAAATGGCAAATGCGCTTTGCACAGCCGAGTCGAAGCGTGCATTTTAGAGAGATAGTCTGACGCGACTTCCCTGCCTGAATCTGGGGTACCGAAATCAGGGCGGCGGGAAGCAGACTGAAGGAGTATGGCAATGAGCATCAATATCGGTCCGCCCGCCGTCGAGGAGCTGCGCCCGCGCATCACTGTGATCGGTGTCGGTGGAGCCGGAGGCAACGCCATCGCCAACATGATCAACGCCGAGATCGAGGGTGTCGACTTCGTCGTCGCCAACACCGATGCCCAGGCGCTGAACAACTCCATCGCCAAGAACCGCATCCAGCTCGGGCTTGAGATCACCAAGGGTCTGGGCGCCGGCGCCCGTCCCGAGGTCGGTCGCGCCGCAGCGGAAGAGACCATCGCCGAGATCGAGCGTGCGCTCGAAGGCGTACACATGTGCTTTATCGCTGCCGGCATGGGCGGCGGCACGGGTACTGGCGCGGCTCCCGTCATCGCCAAGGTGGCGCGCGACAAGGGCGTGCTGACCGTGGGCGTGGTGACCAAGCCCTTCCTGTTCGAGGGTACGCGCCGCATGCGCAGCGCCGATTCGGGCATCGAGGAGCTGCAGAAGCACGTCGACACGCTGATCGTCATCCCCAACCAGAACCTGTTCCTGATCGCCAAGGCCGAGACGACCTTCAAGGAAGCCTTCGGTCTGGCCGATGAGGTGCTGCAGCAGGGCGTCCGTTCGATCACCGATCTGATGGTGATGCCGGGCCTCATCAACCTCGACTTTGCCGACGTGCGTTCGGTGATGGCCGAGATGGGCAAGGCCATGATGGGCACCGGCGAGGGCAGCGGCGAGCATCGCGCGCTCGAAGCCGCCGAGCGTGCCATCGCCAACCCGCTGCTCGACGGCGTGTCGATGCAGGGTGCCAAGGGCGTCATCATCTCGATCATCGGCGGCGACGACATGAAGCTGCTGGAGGTCGACGAGGCCGCCAACCACATCCGCGAGCTGGTCGATCCCAACGCCAACATCATCTGGGGCAGCGCCTTCAACCCCGATCTGCAGGGCAAGATCCGCGTGTCGGTGGTCGCCACCGGCATCGAGCAGACCCCGCAGATGGCTGAGGAAGCCAGCCGCCCCTTCAGCCTGAACGCCACGCGCGGTCCGGCTCGCCCCTCGATCGCCGTGCCCGGTGGTCAGCCGATCGTGCCGCCTGCCGGTCCGACGCTGACCGTGCCGCCCGCGCCGCAGGTCAATTTCGCTCCCGCCAGCTTCTCTCCGGCGCCCGAGCCGCAGCCGGTGTTCACCCCGCTTTCCGCGCCTCAGGTCGATGAGCCGCTGGAGCTGGGCATGGGCCAGGAAGCGCCCGGCAATCCCGATGAGCTGCTCCTCGACGCCAGCAGCCTGGCCGATTTCGATGGTCCGGCCGCTGGTCGCCGCCGTCCGCTGCTGTCGGAGCAGGAGCCGCAATCCTACGCGCCTCAGCACAATCCCCAGCAGCAGCCCTATGCGCCGCTGGAGCCCACGCAGCGCTTCACCCCCGCGCCGGAGCAGTCGGTGCGGCCCGCTGGCACCTCGGGCGGTACGCTGTTCGAGCGCATGGCCAATCTGGCCGGTCGCCGCCACAGCGACGATGACGATCATGACGGCGATGAGGGCGGGGCGATCAACATCCCGCGCTTCCTCGGTCGCCAGAACAACCAGTAAAGCGAATGGAGCCGGATCTTTCGAGATCCGGCTCCGGTTTTAAGACGGCAGGGATGCAGCACGATGATCGGTGATCGCCAGGCACAGGCGCAGCAGGGCTGGGCCTGATGCAAGGACTCAGCATGCGTGCGAAGATGCGGGCCGCTCTCTGGGGGGCGCCGCTGTGCTGCCTGATGGGGGGCGCCGGTTTCGCCTCGGCGCAGAGCCTGCCGGTGGTGTCGCATCCGGTGGTGCAGCCGCTGCCCACGCCGGGCAGCACGGCGCAGCATGCGGCCAATGATCCCGCGCGCCAGCTCAGCAATGCGCTGGCCCGTCTGGCGAACAATCCCGCCGATCCCGAGGCGCTGGTCGATGCGGGCAATGCCGCCATGGCGCTGGGCGATACCAGCGCGGCGGAAGGTTTTTACAGCCGCGCGCAGCAAGCCTCTCCGGGCAATCCGCATGTCGCGGCCGCGCTGGCCTCGGTAAAGCTGCGCGGGGAAGATCCCGTCGATGCCATCCCCCTGTTCGAGCAGGCCTCGCAGGGGACGGTGCTAAGCGGCGATCTGCTGGCCGATCGCGGTCTGGCCTATGATCTTGTCGGCGACAATGCCTCGGCGCAGCGTTACTACCGCGAGGCGCTGGCCAATGGCGCCAATGACGAGACGGTGCGCCGTCTGGCGCTGAGTCAGGCCATCGCGGGCGACCGCAAATCGATGGAAACCACGCTG from Novosphingobium sp. encodes:
- the ftsZ gene encoding cell division protein FtsZ, which produces MSINIGPPAVEELRPRITVIGVGGAGGNAIANMINAEIEGVDFVVANTDAQALNNSIAKNRIQLGLEITKGLGAGARPEVGRAAAEETIAEIERALEGVHMCFIAAGMGGGTGTGAAPVIAKVARDKGVLTVGVVTKPFLFEGTRRMRSADSGIEELQKHVDTLIVIPNQNLFLIAKAETTFKEAFGLADEVLQQGVRSITDLMVMPGLINLDFADVRSVMAEMGKAMMGTGEGSGEHRALEAAERAIANPLLDGVSMQGAKGVIISIIGGDDMKLLEVDEAANHIRELVDPNANIIWGSAFNPDLQGKIRVSVVATGIEQTPQMAEEASRPFSLNATRGPARPSIAVPGGQPIVPPAGPTLTVPPAPQVNFAPASFSPAPEPQPVFTPLSAPQVDEPLELGMGQEAPGNPDELLLDASSLADFDGPAAGRRRPLLSEQEPQSYAPQHNPQQQPYAPLEPTQRFTPAPEQSVRPAGTSGGTLFERMANLAGRRHSDDDDHDGDEGGAINIPRFLGRQNNQ